A single region of the Streptosporangiales bacterium genome encodes:
- a CDS encoding substrate-binding domain-containing protein gives MASGRPTVSLVAERAGVSIASVSRVLNGLPASPEMTARVQAAVEALGYAPDAAARSLKMRRTDQLALAVDDIGNPVYVEMMRAIESVVQPLGFRLVVSSTRSDPDGASGVLRSLARGYADGLILSQLRPTDELVDELRRCRLPVVVVGKLPSGVDIDNVRTDSAKGVGIAVEHLVTTGRTSIAFVNGPAGAVPATARSRGFQHALTKHDLDVPDDLLVAADDFTFEAGQRAGKELFETAGPDAVVCANDLLAIGVMRAAAVAGITVPDDVAVVGVDDIELAALYSPSLSSVSLRSAERGERAARLLLDRLADPELPCRRTTVGPRLVARESTQPRPASARRTGTR, from the coding sequence GTGGCGTCTGGGCGGCCGACGGTCTCGCTCGTGGCGGAGCGGGCCGGGGTTTCGATCGCGTCCGTGTCGCGCGTGCTGAACGGGTTGCCGGCGAGTCCGGAGATGACGGCGCGCGTGCAGGCGGCCGTGGAGGCGCTCGGCTACGCGCCGGACGCGGCGGCCAGGTCGCTGAAGATGCGACGCACCGACCAGCTCGCCCTCGCAGTGGACGATATCGGCAACCCGGTCTACGTCGAGATGATGCGGGCGATCGAGTCGGTGGTGCAGCCGCTCGGGTTTCGGCTGGTCGTGTCGTCCACACGGTCGGATCCCGATGGAGCGAGCGGCGTGCTGCGTAGTCTCGCCCGCGGGTATGCGGACGGTCTCATCCTCTCCCAGCTGCGACCGACCGACGAGCTGGTCGACGAGCTGCGCCGCTGCCGGCTCCCTGTGGTGGTCGTGGGCAAGCTGCCCAGCGGGGTGGATATCGACAACGTGCGCACCGACTCGGCCAAGGGTGTCGGGATCGCGGTCGAGCACCTCGTGACAACCGGTCGTACGTCGATCGCGTTCGTGAACGGTCCGGCGGGCGCGGTGCCCGCGACGGCGAGGTCGCGCGGCTTCCAGCACGCGCTGACCAAGCACGACCTGGACGTGCCCGACGACCTCCTGGTCGCGGCCGACGACTTCACCTTCGAGGCGGGGCAGCGGGCCGGCAAGGAGCTTTTCGAGACGGCGGGGCCGGACGCCGTGGTATGCGCGAACGACCTGCTGGCCATCGGTGTGATGCGCGCCGCCGCGGTCGCCGGCATCACGGTGCCGGACGACGTCGCCGTCGTCGGGGTGGACGACATCGAGCTGGCGGCGCTCTACTCGCCCTCGCTGTCCAGCGTCTCGCTACGTTCGGCCGAACGCGGCGAACGCGCCGCACGGCTGCTGCTCGACCGCCTCGCGGACCCCGAGCTACCGTGCCGCCGCACCACGGTCGGCCCTCGGCTGGTGGCGAGAGAGTCGACCCAACCGCGACCGGCGTCGGCAAGACGGACGGGGACGCGATGA
- a CDS encoding extracellular solute-binding protein, whose product MQRRKSMRAAIAAVTAVLLTATACGSGGDSGVVNLKFYSVAFQKANVKAYKQLINEWNEENPKIQVELVQGNWDAAPDYLLTSFQGGDAPDMFYYEAQGLQTFADAGFLLDLSDQLPKEMKDDIIPSAWASVEDKKSGTYGIPFSWETQLFMVNKKLFDKAGIELPTSEDPWTWEEMRAAAKKLTEDKNGDGTPERYGVAWSLEQATNAMLTYSMNYDGKYFYRSGGKPTVRYDAAEQQVPQQIHDMIWNEKTSPKTSASMGADDVLPGFYGGKYAMISKGVWFRGSLKDSAPKGFDWQVLPPLEGDTQGQASAPQTMSIAAESEHPEESMQFLSWLLNTENMGKLAYTDWMIPTRESSLKEPEFNTEKDGWKVAVESGSIREKAPYLGVNGFEEWKSKAADPAFQQYFGNKISDAELKKKLADDGNGILERANR is encoded by the coding sequence ATGCAGAGGAGGAAGTCGATGCGAGCAGCGATAGCTGCGGTGACCGCGGTGCTGCTGACCGCGACCGCGTGTGGGTCCGGAGGTGATTCGGGTGTCGTCAACCTGAAGTTCTACAGCGTCGCCTTCCAGAAGGCGAACGTGAAGGCGTACAAGCAGCTGATCAACGAGTGGAACGAGGAGAACCCGAAGATCCAGGTGGAGCTGGTGCAGGGGAACTGGGACGCGGCGCCCGACTACCTGCTCACCTCGTTCCAGGGTGGTGACGCGCCCGACATGTTCTACTACGAGGCTCAAGGGCTGCAGACGTTCGCCGACGCGGGCTTCCTGCTCGACCTCTCCGACCAGCTGCCGAAGGAGATGAAGGACGACATCATCCCGTCGGCGTGGGCGTCGGTGGAGGACAAGAAGAGCGGCACGTACGGCATCCCGTTCTCGTGGGAGACGCAGCTGTTCATGGTGAACAAGAAGCTCTTCGACAAGGCCGGTATCGAGCTGCCCACCTCCGAGGACCCGTGGACGTGGGAGGAGATGCGCGCGGCCGCGAAGAAGCTCACCGAGGACAAGAACGGCGACGGCACGCCTGAACGATACGGCGTCGCATGGTCGCTCGAGCAGGCGACCAACGCCATGCTCACGTACTCGATGAACTACGACGGCAAGTACTTCTACCGCAGTGGCGGCAAGCCCACCGTGCGCTACGACGCGGCCGAGCAGCAGGTGCCGCAACAGATCCACGACATGATCTGGAACGAGAAGACGTCACCGAAGACGTCGGCGAGCATGGGAGCGGACGACGTCCTGCCGGGCTTCTACGGCGGCAAGTACGCCATGATCTCCAAGGGCGTCTGGTTCCGCGGCTCGCTGAAGGACTCCGCGCCCAAGGGATTCGACTGGCAGGTCCTGCCACCGCTTGAAGGTGACACGCAGGGCCAGGCCAGTGCACCGCAGACCATGTCGATCGCGGCCGAGTCGGAGCATCCGGAGGAGTCGATGCAGTTCCTCAGCTGGCTGCTGAACACGGAGAACATGGGCAAGCTCGCGTACACCGACTGGATGATCCCCACCAGGGAGTCGTCGTTGAAGGAACCGGAGTTCAACACGGAGAAGGACGGTTGGAAGGTCGCGGTCGAGTCAGGAAGCATCCGGGAGAAGGCGCCGTATCTCGGGGTGAACGGCTTCGAGGAGTGGAAGAGCAAGGCCGCGGATCCCGCCTTCCAGCAGTACTTCGGCAACAAGATCAGCGACGCCGAGCTGAAGAAGAAGCTCGCCGACGACGGCAACGGGATCCTGGAGCGCGCTAACCGGTGA
- a CDS encoding ABC transporter permease subunit translates to MNARRPWWASGLMYAALALYMVYLAFPLVWMLSTSFKPAPEISALVPSLLPDDPTLGNYLSAFEQQNIARSALNSLQISIITAVVSVLIALPAAYAVARIRSRLNKAVIGWVLLSQMFPLILILVPLFLLLRYIHLANTHLGLIIVYVVWSLPFSLWLLQGHIKAIPVEVEEAAAVDGASRLRIIKDVVAPLLIPGLIATVMFAFIQAWNEFFFALAVLKDPELATLSITLAKFTGVDGTAQWGPLAASCFLATLPSLALFALIQRRLTSGLLSGAVKS, encoded by the coding sequence ATGAACGCGCGCCGGCCGTGGTGGGCGAGCGGGCTGATGTACGCCGCACTCGCGCTCTACATGGTCTACCTCGCCTTCCCGCTCGTGTGGATGCTGTCGACGTCGTTCAAGCCGGCGCCGGAGATCTCCGCGCTGGTGCCCAGCCTGCTCCCCGACGACCCGACGTTGGGCAACTACCTCAGCGCGTTCGAGCAGCAGAACATCGCCCGCAGCGCGCTCAACAGCCTGCAGATCTCGATCATCACGGCGGTGGTGAGCGTGCTGATCGCGCTGCCGGCTGCGTACGCGGTCGCCCGGATCAGGTCGCGGCTGAACAAGGCGGTCATCGGTTGGGTGCTGCTGTCGCAGATGTTCCCGCTGATCCTCATCCTGGTGCCGTTGTTCCTGCTGCTGCGCTACATCCACCTGGCGAACACGCACCTGGGTCTGATCATCGTCTACGTGGTGTGGAGCCTGCCGTTCTCGCTGTGGCTGCTCCAAGGGCATATCAAGGCGATCCCCGTGGAGGTCGAGGAGGCCGCGGCGGTCGACGGTGCCAGCCGGCTGCGCATCATAAAGGACGTCGTCGCGCCGTTGCTCATCCCTGGCCTCATCGCGACGGTGATGTTCGCGTTCATCCAGGCGTGGAACGAGTTCTTCTTCGCGCTCGCGGTGTTGAAGGACCCGGAGCTAGCAACGCTGTCGATCACGTTGGCGAAGTTCACCGGCGTGGACGGCACTGCCCAGTGGGGGCCGTTGGCCGCCAGTTGTTTCCTCGCCACGTTGCCGAGTCTCGCCTTGTTCGCGCTCATCCAGCGGCGGCTCACTTCCGGGTTGCTCAGCGGTGCGGTGAAGAGTTGA
- a CDS encoding ABC transporter permease subunit — MTLIVPALILVVAFSLVPLLVGVGLAFTDARFGLQAPRFTGVENVVLLFTDAQFWASFWIGLVWAFATTAGQYLLGLGLAPLLNQRIRGRWLVRTLTLVPWAMPPVIVAQTWKLVYHPDAGILNYGLKAIGLSTNGVDWLGSFAWALPAVILVGIWAGMPQTTIVLLAGLQNIPAEMHEAAAIDGAGVWRRFRAVTLPLLKPVTVVIVTLNFIWNFNSFGLVYVLTAGGPGTSTRLPLLKPVTVVIVTLNFIWNFNSFGLVYVLTAGGPGTSTRLPLLFAYEEAFAFGHFGYASMLGLAMVAVISVLLFFYLRAQREDTV, encoded by the coding sequence TTGACGCTCATAGTGCCTGCGCTTATCCTTGTCGTGGCGTTCTCCCTCGTCCCGCTGCTTGTCGGGGTTGGGCTCGCGTTCACCGACGCGCGGTTCGGGTTGCAGGCGCCGCGGTTTACGGGTGTCGAGAACGTCGTGCTGTTGTTCACGGACGCGCAGTTCTGGGCGTCGTTCTGGATCGGGTTGGTCTGGGCGTTCGCGACTACCGCGGGGCAGTACCTGTTGGGTCTCGGGTTGGCGCCACTACTCAACCAGCGCATCCGTGGCCGGTGGCTGGTACGGACGCTGACGCTGGTGCCGTGGGCGATGCCGCCGGTGATCGTCGCGCAGACGTGGAAGCTCGTCTACCATCCGGACGCCGGCATCCTGAACTACGGGCTGAAGGCCATCGGGCTCAGCACGAACGGCGTGGACTGGCTGGGCAGCTTCGCGTGGGCGTTGCCCGCGGTCATTCTCGTCGGCATCTGGGCGGGCATGCCGCAGACGACCATCGTGTTGCTCGCGGGCCTGCAGAACATTCCCGCGGAGATGCACGAGGCCGCCGCCATCGACGGTGCGGGCGTGTGGCGCAGGTTCCGCGCGGTCACGCTGCCGCTGCTCAAACCCGTCACCGTCGTGATCGTCACGCTGAACTTCATCTGGAACTTCAACTCGTTCGGACTGGTCTACGTGCTCACGGCGGGAGGCCCCGGCACGTCCACCAGGTTGCCGCTGCTCAAACCCGTCACCGTCGTGATCGTCACGCTGAACTTCATCTGGAACTTCAACTCGTTCGGACTGGTCTACGTGCTCACGGCGGGAGGCCCCGGCACGTCCACCAGGTTGCCGCTGCTGTTCGCGTACGAGGAGGCGTTCGCGTTCGGACACTTCGGGTACGCCTCGATGCTCGGCCTCGCGATGGTCGCGGTCATCTCGGTGCTGCTGTTCTTCTACCTGCGGGCGCAACGGGAGGACACCGTATGA